A region of Thermorudis peleae DNA encodes the following proteins:
- a CDS encoding response regulator transcription factor, protein MYVLYLVEDDVALRTLLSQALQRYGFTVHVADGSAFHDLARDIATLQPHLILLDINLPAYDGFFWARRIRTLTKAPILFISARGEPLDLIRGLEQGGDDYLVKPFHLEVLIAKVQALLRRAYGELAGTDATLPTYAGLCADLTRSELRYGEQHVAVTPTELRLAVALIEARGKPVTRETLQTVGWHSDAFLDDNTLTVTMARLRRKLAALGLASAIETVRGVGYRLALDDSAFISPRNHDEGAPDAS, encoded by the coding sequence ATGTACGTGCTTTATCTCGTCGAAGACGATGTCGCCCTGCGGACCTTGCTTAGCCAAGCATTGCAACGCTATGGATTCACTGTCCATGTCGCTGACGGTAGCGCGTTTCACGACCTTGCACGCGATATCGCCACGCTGCAACCGCATCTGATTCTGCTCGACATTAACCTTCCGGCCTACGACGGCTTCTTTTGGGCCCGGCGCATCCGGACGCTCACCAAAGCGCCGATTCTGTTCATTTCAGCACGTGGTGAACCTCTTGACCTTATTCGCGGCCTTGAGCAAGGCGGCGACGATTACCTCGTTAAGCCGTTTCACCTCGAGGTACTTATCGCCAAAGTCCAAGCGCTCCTTCGCCGCGCCTACGGCGAACTCGCTGGCACGGATGCAACCCTACCAACCTACGCTGGACTTTGTGCTGACCTCACGCGCAGCGAGCTACGGTACGGTGAGCAGCATGTCGCTGTCACCCCAACTGAGCTGCGGCTCGCTGTGGCCTTAATTGAAGCCCGAGGAAAGCCCGTGACACGCGAAACGTTGCAGACTGTTGGCTGGCATAGTGACGCCTTTCTCGATGACAACACTCTCACCGTCACCATGGCACGGCTGCGGCGAAAGCTCGCCGCTCTTGGTCTCGCCAGCGCCATTGAAACGGTTCGTGGCGTTGGCTATCGGCTTGCCCTTGACGACAGTGCATTTATCTCACCCCGCAATCACGACGAAGGAGCGCCAGATGCATCGTGA
- a CDS encoding hydroxyacid-oxoacid transhydrogenase: MPFEYAFTMDTSSIKFGVGATREVGYDMRQLGARRVMVLTDPRLAHSAPVETVMENLRHHGIDAVLYDQVQVEPTDQSFKDASRFASEGKFDGFVAVGGGSTMDTAKAANLYATYPADFLDYVNPPIGKGKPVPGPLKPLIAIPTTAGTGSETTGVAIFDFVEMGAKTGIRHRALRPTMGILDPENTRTMPPMVAACTGLDVLSHAIESFTALPYHRREAPPEPGLRPAYQGSNPISDIWAAEAIRRVAMYLVREVEDPEDEEARSQMLLAASMAGVGFGNAGVHLPHGMSYAVSGLVRTYRAEGYPADHPLIPHGMSVILNAPAVFRWTAQAAPERHLKAAELLGADVRGAGPEDAGEILANALIALMRRLNIPNGLSGVGYSEADLDALVAGTLPQKAVIGLSPRPVTAEDLRELFRSALRYW; the protein is encoded by the coding sequence ATGCCATTCGAGTACGCGTTTACGATGGATACTTCAAGTATTAAGTTCGGTGTCGGCGCAACACGTGAGGTCGGCTATGACATGCGCCAGCTTGGCGCACGACGGGTGATGGTCCTGACCGATCCCCGGCTAGCGCACAGCGCACCGGTCGAAACGGTCATGGAAAACTTGCGCCACCATGGCATCGATGCCGTGTTATACGACCAGGTTCAGGTTGAGCCAACCGACCAATCTTTTAAAGACGCAAGCCGCTTTGCCAGCGAGGGCAAGTTCGACGGTTTCGTCGCTGTTGGCGGCGGATCAACAATGGACACGGCCAAAGCTGCCAACCTCTACGCGACCTATCCCGCCGACTTTCTTGATTATGTCAATCCTCCTATCGGAAAAGGGAAGCCGGTTCCTGGTCCGCTCAAGCCCTTGATTGCGATCCCCACGACGGCCGGAACCGGCAGTGAGACAACCGGCGTTGCGATCTTCGACTTTGTCGAAATGGGAGCGAAAACTGGGATTCGCCATCGGGCTCTTCGTCCAACGATGGGGATCCTCGACCCGGAAAATACCCGGACGATGCCGCCGATGGTTGCCGCATGTACCGGACTCGACGTGCTTAGTCATGCCATCGAGTCATTTACGGCGCTACCGTATCACCGACGGGAAGCACCGCCCGAACCAGGACTACGCCCCGCCTATCAGGGATCGAACCCGATCAGCGATATCTGGGCAGCTGAGGCGATCCGGCGTGTAGCGATGTACCTTGTCCGCGAGGTCGAGGATCCGGAAGATGAAGAAGCCCGCAGTCAGATGCTTCTTGCAGCCTCGATGGCTGGAGTCGGTTTTGGCAACGCTGGTGTCCACCTGCCACACGGTATGTCCTACGCTGTCTCAGGCCTCGTTCGCACCTATCGTGCTGAGGGCTATCCAGCCGATCACCCGCTGATCCCACACGGGATGTCGGTGATTTTGAACGCACCGGCGGTATTCCGCTGGACAGCCCAGGCAGCACCGGAACGCCACCTGAAAGCAGCGGAACTGCTGGGGGCAGACGTCCGAGGAGCAGGGCCTGAGGATGCTGGTGAGATCCTGGCGAACGCGCTGATCGCCCTCATGCGGCGATTGAACATCCCCAATGGTCTAAGCGGGGTCGGCTATAGTGAGGCAGACCTCGATGCTCTTGTTGCTGGCACGCTGCCTCAGAAGGCCGTCATTGGGTTGTCGCCGCGGCCAGTGACAGCCGAAGACTTGCGCGAATTGTTCCGTTCAGCGTTACGCTACTGGTAG
- a CDS encoding MFS transporter, with protein sequence MAEAGFALPAEEYARQLRRAAIASVIGTTIEWYDFFLYGTMAALIFPKLLFPKEDPYVALLQSFATYAVGFVARPIGGALFGHFGDRLGRKATLITTLLLMGIGTAVIGLLPPYSVIGIWAAVLATLMRILQGLGVGGEWGGAILLAMEWSKREQRGFITSLPQLGVPFGLILSSLVTTLFINISGNGFESWGWRVPFLLSLILVAIGLYVRLTVFETPLFQQALERGELARAPLVEVFRTHLGPMIWSMLARVVENGGYYIISTFLIAYGTTFLKLDRSLLVNATIPGALAGIVGVFIGGYLADRIGRKRVYLVATVLMALYAFPYYALLNTKQSALIVLAVMIGLFIWGLLYGPQAAFIAENFPTRVRYSGASLGYQLTAIIAGGPAPYISTALLSRYKNSTPLSLYIILMAVVSFIGAFFLHDRTGEELG encoded by the coding sequence ATGGCTGAAGCGGGATTTGCGCTGCCAGCGGAAGAATATGCACGCCAACTCCGGCGTGCCGCAATCGCGAGTGTGATCGGCACGACAATTGAGTGGTACGACTTCTTCCTTTACGGCACCATGGCCGCTCTGATCTTCCCAAAGCTGCTGTTCCCCAAAGAAGATCCGTACGTTGCACTTCTTCAGTCCTTTGCTACCTACGCTGTTGGCTTCGTCGCTCGCCCCATTGGTGGCGCTCTCTTCGGGCATTTTGGCGACCGCCTCGGACGTAAAGCGACGCTGATTACGACGCTCTTGCTTATGGGTATTGGCACAGCGGTTATTGGGCTATTGCCGCCCTACAGTGTCATTGGCATTTGGGCAGCGGTACTGGCGACGCTCATGCGCATCCTGCAGGGACTTGGCGTCGGCGGTGAATGGGGCGGCGCGATTCTGCTGGCAATGGAGTGGAGCAAGCGCGAACAGCGTGGCTTTATCACCAGTCTGCCACAACTCGGCGTCCCATTCGGCCTGATCTTGTCTTCGTTGGTCACAACGTTGTTCATCAATATCTCAGGGAACGGATTCGAGAGTTGGGGATGGCGTGTTCCATTCCTGCTTAGTCTCATCCTGGTTGCCATTGGCCTCTATGTACGACTGACCGTCTTTGAGACACCGCTTTTCCAGCAGGCACTGGAGCGAGGCGAACTTGCCCGAGCGCCACTGGTTGAGGTCTTCCGCACGCATCTTGGCCCGATGATTTGGTCAATGCTCGCGCGTGTTGTTGAGAACGGCGGCTACTATATCATTTCCACCTTCTTGATCGCCTATGGCACAACGTTCTTGAAACTGGATCGCAGCCTTCTGGTCAACGCCACGATACCTGGGGCACTAGCTGGGATCGTTGGGGTATTCATTGGCGGGTACCTTGCTGACCGAATTGGCCGCAAGCGTGTCTACCTCGTTGCAACAGTACTCATGGCCCTCTACGCTTTCCCCTACTACGCCCTGCTCAATACCAAGCAGTCAGCGCTAATCGTACTGGCTGTGATGATCGGCTTATTTATCTGGGGGCTTCTCTATGGACCACAGGCGGCATTCATTGCCGAAAACTTTCCGACTCGCGTGCGCTATAGCGGCGCCTCACTCGGCTACCAGCTGACCGCAATCATCGCCGGTGGACCAGCCCCATACATCAGCACAGCGCTGCTCTCGCGTTACAAGAACTCGACGCCGCTTTCGCTCTATATCATTCTCATGGCCGTGGTGTCATTCATTGGAGCATTCTTCTTGCACGACCGAACGGGCGAAGAGCTTGGCTAA
- a CDS encoding NAD(P)-dependent oxidoreductase produces MATIGFIGLGNMGFPMSRNLLRGGHRVIGYDIAPSARERFANAGGEVRNSVADVVREAEVLCTSLPGPAEVEQVYLGSGGIAEHGHEGQLAIELSTIGPTLGRKVAAALAERGIGFIGAPVSGGVEGAEVATLTVMAGGRTADFERAKPFFDLIGKNIFHVDEDPGSGYIVKLINNFFIGFYTEAVAEAMTLADLVGFDKAKLFPILNVSYGRSGIYQRNYELFIAKDRYDPGFALGLLLKDLTLAKAMADEHRARLPIFEQLLEVYHQAAEASFAPKDMAAQYLFIKGLQSGSTS; encoded by the coding sequence ATGGCCACGATAGGGTTCATCGGCCTGGGTAACATGGGATTCCCCATGAGCCGCAACCTGCTGCGCGGCGGGCATCGCGTCATTGGCTATGACATTGCGCCGAGTGCCCGCGAACGTTTCGCCAATGCGGGTGGCGAAGTGCGCAACAGCGTAGCCGACGTTGTGCGAGAAGCCGAGGTGCTCTGCACCAGCTTGCCCGGCCCTGCAGAAGTCGAGCAGGTGTACCTGGGATCGGGCGGCATTGCTGAGCATGGCCACGAAGGGCAATTAGCAATCGAGCTGAGCACTATCGGTCCCACGCTCGGCCGCAAGGTCGCAGCAGCGCTGGCGGAGCGCGGCATCGGCTTCATCGGCGCGCCGGTCTCGGGCGGGGTGGAAGGTGCAGAAGTCGCCACGTTGACAGTCATGGCTGGCGGGAGAACGGCTGATTTCGAGCGCGCCAAACCATTCTTTGACCTCATCGGCAAGAACATCTTCCACGTCGACGAAGATCCAGGATCTGGCTACATTGTCAAGTTGATCAATAACTTTTTTATTGGCTTCTATACTGAAGCGGTCGCCGAAGCGATGACGCTTGCTGATCTCGTCGGTTTTGACAAAGCCAAACTCTTCCCGATCTTGAACGTCAGCTACGGTCGGAGCGGCATCTACCAGCGCAACTATGAGCTCTTCATCGCGAAGGACCGCTATGATCCAGGATTTGCCCTAGGTCTTCTGCTCAAAGACCTCACACTGGCGAAAGCGATGGCTGATGAGCACCGGGCACGTTTGCCGATCTTCGAACAGCTGCTCGAGGTCTATCACCAGGCAGCTGAGGCAAGTTTCGCACCGAAAGACATGGCTGCCCAATACCTCTTCATTAAAGGGCTACAGTCGGGCAGCACAAGCTGA
- a CDS encoding protoglobin domain-containing protein codes for MMSQIPGYTYGTTAVPRSPISLEEFELLKKTVLFTDEDIAALRQAHDVLADQVDAILDVWYGFVGANPHLLYYFTRRSDGQPDTTYLDRVRQRFGQWIRDLTAANYNQAWLDYQYEIGLRHHRSKKNQTDHVEAPEHIPLRYVLALTYPIYATIKPFLAKKGHSAEEVERMHQAWLKAVLLSVILWSQPYVRDGDF; via the coding sequence ATGATGAGCCAGATCCCGGGATACACCTATGGCACGACAGCCGTACCTCGATCCCCGATCAGCCTCGAGGAGTTCGAACTGCTCAAGAAGACGGTGCTCTTTACGGATGAGGACATCGCGGCCTTGCGTCAGGCTCACGACGTGCTTGCTGATCAGGTCGACGCAATCCTCGACGTCTGGTATGGCTTCGTTGGAGCGAACCCACACCTACTCTACTATTTCACCCGCCGAAGCGACGGCCAGCCTGACACCACTTACCTTGATCGAGTCCGGCAACGCTTTGGCCAGTGGATCCGCGACCTGACGGCAGCCAACTACAACCAGGCCTGGCTGGACTACCAGTATGAGATTGGCCTGCGCCATCACCGCAGCAAGAAGAACCAGACCGACCACGTCGAAGCGCCTGAACACATCCCGTTGCGTTACGTGCTCGCACTGACTTATCCGATCTACGCAACAATCAAGCCATTCCTCGCCAAGAAGGGGCATAGCGCCGAGGAAGTCGAGCGCATGCATCAGGCTTGGCTCAAGGCCGTGCTGCTGTCGGTCATCCTCTGGAGCCAACCCTACGTCCGTGATGGCGACTTTTAG
- a CDS encoding MarR family winged helix-turn-helix transcriptional regulator, producing MDPSGWNAQDEPLPERIAHGLARISIALRHRAWQEGNQQGLTPTQGQVLAFLRFRPGNMASVAAIADALAVTLPTASDVVSALEAKGLITRRRSTTDRRQRIVALTPAGQQAAEVVASWPDFLSTAITELAPDEQQVLWRLLLKVIRTLQERGEIPVAQMCLTCRYFHPFVHADPKRPHHCAYVDAPFGDGSLRLDCPDYQRADPDLAELNWQTFSRRR from the coding sequence ATGGATCCAAGCGGCTGGAATGCGCAGGATGAACCGCTTCCTGAGCGGATTGCCCACGGTCTGGCTCGCATCAGCATTGCCTTGCGGCACCGAGCCTGGCAGGAGGGCAACCAGCAGGGACTGACGCCGACGCAGGGACAAGTGCTGGCTTTTCTGCGATTTCGGCCAGGAAATATGGCAAGCGTCGCAGCGATTGCCGACGCCCTCGCGGTAACGCTGCCGACAGCCAGCGACGTGGTGAGCGCACTCGAGGCGAAAGGACTCATCACACGCAGGCGGTCAACGACTGATCGCCGCCAGCGCATTGTCGCCCTCACACCAGCGGGCCAGCAGGCTGCCGAAGTAGTTGCCAGCTGGCCCGATTTCCTCAGCACCGCGATTACTGAACTCGCACCAGACGAGCAGCAGGTACTCTGGCGCCTGCTGCTGAAGGTGATTCGCACGCTACAAGAACGCGGTGAAATCCCAGTCGCGCAGATGTGTTTGACCTGCCGCTACTTCCACCCGTTCGTTCACGCCGATCCGAAACGGCCCCACCACTGTGCCTATGTTGACGCCCCGTTTGGCGACGGCTCGCTTCGGCTTGACTGCCCTGATTACCAGCGGGCCGATCCCGATCTGGCTGAACTGAACTGGCAGACCTTTAGTCGAAGGAGGTGA
- a CDS encoding thiamine pyrophosphate-binding protein, with the protein MVTVAQAVASELRRAGIDRAFGLPGGEVLYLIDALRQAGVPFALCRHEASAGIMASVYGKLRGTAGVAVATLGPGAANLMLALATAWLDREPLLAITADLPTSWPPSHTHQRLPLLELYRPITKHAEAVTPLNAASAVRRALAACCTEPLGPSYLTLSAEDAQLPAAEQLPDGQAAAPQPEASQLGDPDAAAQAIVAALAQAERPLVLVGLGVRPTRATLLRRWLDTWGLPVAVTPKVKGIVDETAPYFVGVIGGMAIDDLMLQALEAADCLIGFGFDPVEVDKSWHARLPILWVLESAQATGQLPRSNAYYCDHGQVLERLVALEPPRTFGRPFAAVQAERQAIAAGHSRVPQHGLAPVALVQALARVLPPETIVTTDVGSHKYLFGQFWPSRFPQTFWMSNGLSGMGYGLPAAIGAKLARPDAPVLAVVGDGGFAMNGQELETARRLGAPVIVVVIADQSYSLIQISQSNRGLPRYGVDFGPIDSVAVARACGGDGERAATPEAISAAARRALDMAVPYVIEVPLDPEAYRPIV; encoded by the coding sequence ATGGTAACGGTTGCGCAGGCAGTTGCAAGCGAACTACGGCGGGCAGGAATTGACCGAGCGTTTGGTTTGCCAGGGGGTGAAGTGCTCTATCTCATCGATGCCCTGCGTCAGGCTGGCGTGCCGTTTGCCCTCTGTCGTCATGAAGCGAGTGCCGGCATCATGGCCAGCGTCTATGGAAAGCTGCGTGGTACGGCGGGTGTCGCCGTCGCCACGCTTGGCCCAGGAGCAGCCAACCTGATGCTCGCCCTCGCCACCGCCTGGCTCGACCGTGAGCCGCTGCTGGCCATCACGGCTGATCTGCCAACCAGTTGGCCCCCGAGCCACACGCATCAGCGGCTCCCACTCCTCGAGCTCTACCGCCCTATTACTAAGCATGCGGAAGCGGTTACGCCGCTGAACGCTGCGAGTGCCGTGCGTCGGGCGCTTGCAGCCTGTTGTACCGAGCCGCTGGGACCAAGCTACCTGACGCTCTCGGCTGAAGACGCACAGTTGCCAGCGGCAGAACAGTTGCCCGATGGCCAGGCTGCAGCGCCCCAACCTGAGGCCAGCCAGTTGGGCGATCCTGATGCTGCTGCCCAGGCAATCGTCGCCGCGTTAGCCCAGGCCGAGCGACCGCTGGTGCTCGTTGGGCTTGGGGTGCGTCCGACCAGAGCGACGCTGCTTCGCCGTTGGCTTGATACGTGGGGGCTGCCGGTCGCGGTCACGCCGAAAGTAAAGGGAATCGTTGACGAGACTGCCCCGTACTTCGTCGGTGTCATTGGTGGCATGGCTATCGATGATTTGATGCTTCAGGCTCTTGAGGCAGCCGACTGCCTCATCGGGTTTGGCTTTGACCCGGTCGAGGTTGACAAAAGCTGGCATGCTCGCCTGCCGATTCTCTGGGTATTAGAGTCGGCCCAGGCAACCGGTCAGCTGCCCCGTTCCAACGCCTACTATTGCGATCATGGCCAGGTGCTCGAGCGGTTAGTGGCACTAGAGCCGCCTCGTACCTTCGGCCGTCCCTTTGCCGCTGTTCAGGCCGAGCGCCAGGCGATTGCCGCAGGGCACAGCCGAGTGCCACAACATGGGCTTGCTCCAGTCGCGCTGGTGCAAGCGCTGGCCCGTGTTCTCCCGCCCGAGACCATTGTCACCACGGACGTCGGCTCACATAAATACCTGTTCGGTCAATTCTGGCCTAGTCGCTTCCCCCAAACCTTTTGGATGAGCAACGGGCTCTCTGGGATGGGCTACGGACTGCCTGCAGCGATTGGTGCCAAACTTGCTCGACCAGATGCGCCAGTGCTTGCGGTCGTTGGCGATGGCGGATTCGCCATGAACGGCCAGGAACTCGAGACGGCGCGGCGGCTCGGTGCGCCGGTCATCGTTGTCGTTATTGCCGACCAGTCCTACTCACTTATCCAGATCAGCCAGAGCAACCGGGGTCTTCCCCGCTATGGCGTCGATTTTGGCCCAATCGACAGCGTTGCGGTGGCACGTGCCTGCGGTGGCGATGGCGAACGCGCGGCCACGCCTGAGGCCATCAGTGCGGCTGCCCGGCGGGCGCTTGACATGGCCGTCCCGTATGTCATCGAAGTCCCACTTGATCCAGAAGCATATCGGCCAATTGTCTAG
- a CDS encoding NUDIX domain-containing protein has protein sequence MGQTAQHVVAVGGIVVRDQAVLLVRQTYGPARGRYLFPGGHVDPGETLDQAVIREVHEETGLATRVLGLVGIRTRCDGTRADTYVMFLLEPLGGTLQPDGHEHDDARFFTREELGDPATPITDLSRYVALRIVDGRFCLQPLAEDFDYAAAGRDPQYWRLFC, from the coding sequence ATGGGCCAGACAGCGCAGCACGTTGTTGCCGTTGGCGGCATTGTCGTCCGTGATCAGGCGGTCTTGCTTGTTCGCCAAACGTATGGACCAGCACGCGGGCGATATCTCTTCCCAGGTGGACACGTCGACCCAGGAGAAACACTCGACCAGGCTGTCATCCGAGAAGTACACGAAGAGACCGGACTAGCAACGCGCGTCCTTGGCCTCGTCGGTATTCGTACACGCTGTGACGGCACGCGTGCTGACACCTACGTGATGTTCTTGCTCGAGCCGTTGGGCGGGACGCTCCAGCCTGACGGCCACGAACATGACGACGCGCGCTTCTTTACCAGAGAAGAGTTAGGAGACCCCGCAACACCAATCACCGACCTCTCACGCTACGTCGCGCTACGAATCGTCGACGGTCGCTTTTGCCTACAGCCATTGGCCGAGGACTTCGACTACGCTGCCGCTGGACGCGATCCACAGTATTGGCGCCTGTTCTGCTAG
- a CDS encoding nuclear transport factor 2 family protein: protein MKPPTCRRQSMLVALFALALVLSSCRLNLHLFSQGQAATPPTATVSAQSKAIQDTVRRYLDAIYHGRAGEAWLMHSDETNLGESFDDFMEAVQVAATLGNRITIERIGVPKIEGNHATVDVTQRLDDRVSTYTFTLIYEKGQWKIHNPRLFAPNPLATPSR, encoded by the coding sequence ATGAAGCCGCCAACGTGCCGCCGACAATCGATGCTCGTCGCTCTCTTTGCGCTGGCTCTCGTCCTGAGCAGTTGCCGGCTGAACCTGCATCTGTTCAGCCAAGGGCAAGCGGCAACACCACCAACAGCGACTGTCTCGGCGCAGAGCAAAGCAATCCAAGACACCGTCCGGCGCTATCTTGATGCTATCTACCACGGTCGAGCTGGCGAGGCGTGGCTCATGCACTCCGATGAGACCAACCTCGGAGAATCGTTTGACGACTTTATGGAAGCCGTTCAAGTCGCAGCAACATTAGGCAACCGCATTACGATTGAGCGGATCGGCGTGCCGAAGATCGAGGGTAATCACGCGACGGTCGATGTAACCCAGCGCCTCGACGATCGTGTGTCAACTTACACGTTTACTCTGATCTATGAGAAGGGGCAGTGGAAAATTCACAACCCACGGCTCTTCGCCCCGAATCCCTTGGCAACGCCATCACGTTGA